From a region of the Microterricola gilva genome:
- the phnE gene encoding phosphonate ABC transporter, permease protein PhnE, translating to MTQLLAAPPTVRSIVPPPRPAGRWKPWLAAGIVLLITIITMLPGIGVGFSLDAIIRNWQNGAEKILQLLQPDWAFFPRTIAPLVETLQMAVIATAIGAAISLPLSFLAARLTNPNTVSRTVVRFLLNVVRAVPELLYAAILVAMVGVGALPGILALVLFNVGIVVKMVSESIESNDAGALEAGRAAGATQFQINRAIALPDTWPAFVNQTLYVLELNVRASTVLGLVGAGGLGLLIDAVRTFYRYDQLSLIILEILIVVVAIDTVSSAVRKRLV from the coding sequence GTGACGCAGCTTCTCGCAGCACCACCCACCGTGCGCAGCATCGTTCCGCCGCCCCGCCCCGCCGGCCGCTGGAAGCCGTGGCTCGCGGCGGGCATCGTGCTGCTGATCACCATCATCACGATGCTGCCAGGCATCGGGGTCGGCTTCAGCCTCGACGCCATCATCCGCAACTGGCAGAACGGCGCGGAGAAGATCCTCCAGCTGCTGCAGCCGGACTGGGCGTTCTTCCCGCGCACCATCGCGCCGCTCGTGGAAACCCTGCAGATGGCCGTGATCGCCACGGCCATCGGTGCGGCGATCTCCCTTCCGCTCAGTTTCCTGGCGGCGAGGCTGACGAACCCGAACACGGTCAGCCGCACGGTCGTGCGTTTCCTGCTCAACGTGGTGCGCGCGGTTCCCGAGCTGCTCTATGCGGCCATACTCGTGGCGATGGTCGGCGTCGGCGCCCTGCCTGGCATCCTCGCCCTCGTGCTGTTCAACGTCGGCATCGTCGTGAAGATGGTGTCCGAGTCGATCGAGTCCAACGACGCCGGCGCTCTCGAGGCCGGGCGCGCGGCCGGCGCGACCCAGTTCCAGATCAACAGGGCCATCGCGCTGCCCGACACCTGGCCCGCCTTCGTCAACCAGACCCTCTACGTGCTCGAACTCAACGTGCGGGCGTCGACCGTGCTCGGCCTCGTCGGGGCCGGCGGCCTCGGCCTGCTCATCGACGCCGTGCGCACCTTCTACCGATACGACCAGCTGTCGTTGATCATTCTGGAGATTCTCATCGTCGTCGTCGCCATTGACACCGTCAGTTCCGCCGTGCGGAAGAGGCTCGTATGA
- a CDS encoding MurR/RpiR family transcriptional regulator: MTWTGSELAHPTTRIATVIPSLQPSERRVAELILAEAESVVELTAQELADRAGVARSTVVRTGQSLGYRGYPQLRVALTRELAQAAGRDHDYGSSALGRIRADIDALADSLPQISAMLSADAVDRAVTLLVGSSRLLAVANGLSAPLATDLSLRLTAIGRPTEYVGDAIGQQIAARQLGERDACIIISGSGANESSLKAARAVRASGAALIVITSFASSPLVSLADVSLVVAPARATFRGELEHTSRIPHVVLLESLVEVAASRLGDAVVETRARVLDILSDNLSD, from the coding sequence GTGACCTGGACCGGCAGTGAGCTCGCCCACCCGACGACCCGTATCGCGACCGTCATCCCCTCGCTGCAACCGAGTGAGCGCCGCGTCGCCGAGCTGATCCTCGCCGAGGCGGAAAGCGTCGTCGAGCTCACCGCCCAGGAGCTGGCCGACCGGGCAGGGGTGGCGCGCTCGACGGTGGTGCGCACTGGACAGAGCCTGGGCTACCGGGGCTACCCGCAGCTGCGCGTCGCCCTCACCCGCGAACTCGCCCAGGCGGCCGGCCGCGACCACGACTACGGCAGCAGCGCGCTGGGGCGGATCCGTGCCGACATCGACGCGCTGGCTGACTCGCTGCCGCAGATCTCGGCGATGCTGAGCGCAGACGCCGTCGACCGCGCGGTCACGCTGCTCGTCGGCTCCTCTCGTCTCCTCGCGGTCGCCAACGGCCTCTCCGCGCCGCTGGCGACCGACCTCTCGCTGCGCTTGACGGCCATCGGCCGCCCGACAGAGTACGTCGGCGACGCGATCGGCCAGCAGATCGCCGCGCGGCAGCTGGGGGAGCGGGATGCCTGCATCATCATCAGCGGAAGCGGCGCCAACGAGTCGAGCCTCAAGGCCGCGCGTGCCGTGCGAGCGTCAGGGGCCGCCCTCATCGTCATCACCTCCTTCGCCTCGTCGCCGCTCGTCTCGCTCGCCGACGTCTCCCTCGTGGTCGCGCCGGCGCGCGCGACCTTCCGTGGCGAACTCGAGCACACCTCCCGGATCCCGCACGTCGTGCTGCTCGAGTCGCTCGTCGAGGTCGCAGCGAGCCGCCTCGGTGACGCGGTGGTTGAGACGCGGGCCAGGGTGCTCGATATCCTCAGCGACAACCTCAGCGACTGA
- a CDS encoding histidine phosphatase family protein: MPHYLYLVRHGEQQDAEHGLPDGPLSPRGIRQAQLVAERLGGVPFTGAWHSPLQRAAETAAIIAERMPAITPEPSALLFDCIPSGPSPETPSSYDPFFGSVTAAEIEAGRAQMEDATAEFLQSSSTERHDLLITHNFVIGWFVREVLGAPDWRWVSINQANCGLTVLQQKPGRPWTLVTHNDLGHLPFELRTGLPDQLQI, translated from the coding sequence GTGCCCCACTACCTTTATCTCGTGCGCCACGGCGAGCAGCAGGACGCCGAACACGGCCTCCCGGACGGCCCACTCTCGCCGCGCGGCATCCGCCAGGCCCAGCTCGTCGCCGAGCGTCTCGGCGGTGTCCCGTTCACCGGAGCGTGGCACTCCCCACTGCAGCGCGCCGCCGAGACGGCCGCGATCATCGCCGAGCGGATGCCCGCGATCACCCCGGAGCCGTCGGCGCTGCTCTTCGACTGCATTCCCTCTGGACCGTCGCCGGAGACGCCATCCAGCTACGACCCATTCTTCGGTTCGGTGACCGCAGCCGAGATCGAGGCCGGCCGCGCCCAGATGGAGGACGCGACGGCGGAGTTCCTGCAGTCGAGCAGCACGGAGCGCCACGACCTGCTCATCACCCACAACTTCGTCATCGGTTGGTTCGTGCGTGAGGTGCTCGGTGCGCCCGACTGGCGTTGGGTGAGCATCAACCAGGCCAACTGCGGACTCACCGTGCTGCAGCAGAAGCCGGGCCGGCCGTGGACCCTCGTGACGCACAACGACCTCGGGCACCTGCCGTTCGAACTGCGCACCGGCCTGCCGGACCAGCTGCAGATCTAG
- a CDS encoding TetR/AcrR family transcriptional regulator, whose amino-acid sequence MRILDTANRLFYDEGVHTVGINRIIAEARVTKTTFYKYYPSKDLLIVAYLRVRDDYIRDILTEILRTSADPLVRLELLVDAIAGEAQKPDFRGCPFINATAQFSDPAHPVREAIARHRQWYGTEVEALFRDAGHPSPGTARDDYFLARDGAYASANLGDPVAAQAALRRAMGQLIEQASAGGRND is encoded by the coding sequence GTGCGCATTCTCGACACGGCGAATCGCCTGTTCTACGACGAGGGCGTCCACACGGTCGGGATCAACCGCATCATCGCGGAGGCGCGCGTCACCAAGACGACCTTCTACAAGTACTACCCGTCCAAGGACCTGCTGATCGTCGCCTACCTCCGGGTCCGGGACGACTACATCCGGGACATCCTCACCGAGATCCTCCGCACGAGCGCGGATCCGCTCGTCCGCCTGGAGTTGCTCGTCGATGCGATCGCGGGGGAAGCGCAGAAGCCCGACTTCCGCGGCTGCCCGTTCATCAACGCGACCGCGCAGTTCAGCGATCCGGCACACCCGGTTCGAGAGGCGATCGCCCGGCACCGGCAGTGGTACGGCACCGAGGTCGAAGCGCTGTTCCGCGACGCGGGACACCCGAGCCCAGGCACGGCCCGCGATGACTACTTCCTCGCCCGCGATGGCGCGTACGCCAGCGCGAACCTCGGCGACCCCGTTGCGGCGCAGGCCGCGCTGCGCCGCGCGATGGGGCAGCTGATCGAGCAGGCGAGCGCCGGCGGACGCAACGACTGA
- the phnE gene encoding phosphonate ABC transporter, permease protein PhnE: MSLAIPLKPRQPWLRVVWISVTAVVVLAFWSIDINWSRLIDVPAEIARYLWLMFSDPNWDKLPEALWQTWRSIQMAWLGTVLGILIATPLSFLAARGYGAPPVRGVLRIGFALIRAVPEIIIAIVILSVTGLTPLTGALALAVNGVGTLGKWGYESVEGIDQGPVEAVRAAGGGTMHALRWGVWPQSAPAFFSFWLYRFEINVRSSAVLGLIGVGGIGDMLTSYTQYREWSTVGVLLIVVVVVTMSIDAASAAIRRRITEGAPVRDLDRQ, from the coding sequence ATGAGCCTCGCCATCCCGCTGAAACCGCGGCAGCCCTGGCTGCGTGTCGTGTGGATCTCCGTCACCGCCGTCGTCGTGCTCGCCTTCTGGTCGATCGACATCAACTGGTCGCGTCTCATCGATGTGCCGGCGGAGATTGCCCGCTACCTCTGGCTCATGTTCTCCGACCCCAACTGGGACAAGCTGCCCGAGGCGCTCTGGCAGACCTGGCGCTCGATTCAGATGGCCTGGCTCGGCACCGTGCTCGGCATCCTCATCGCGACCCCGCTCAGCTTCCTCGCCGCACGCGGCTACGGTGCGCCGCCGGTGCGCGGGGTGCTGCGCATCGGATTTGCGCTGATCCGGGCGGTGCCGGAGATCATCATCGCCATCGTCATCCTCTCCGTCACCGGGCTCACGCCGCTGACCGGGGCGCTGGCCCTGGCCGTGAATGGCGTCGGAACCCTCGGCAAGTGGGGCTACGAATCCGTCGAGGGGATCGACCAGGGCCCCGTCGAGGCCGTGCGGGCCGCAGGCGGCGGCACCATGCACGCGCTGCGCTGGGGCGTCTGGCCCCAGTCGGCCCCCGCATTCTTCTCGTTCTGGCTGTACCGCTTCGAGATCAACGTGCGCTCCAGCGCCGTGCTCGGCCTGATCGGCGTCGGCGGCATCGGAGATATGCTCACCTCGTACACCCAGTATCGCGAGTGGTCCACCGTCGGCGTGCTTCTGATCGTCGTCGTCGTCGTGACCATGAGCATCGACGCCGCATCGGCGGCCATCCGGCGCCGCATCACAGAAGGGGCCCCCGTTCGTGACCTGGACCGGCAGTGA
- the phnC gene encoding phosphonate ABC transporter ATP-binding protein: MSVQNAVAAVGVTTPAAAPWSIRMHELTVRYPTGVVALDGVSLSIEAGEMVSVVGLSGSGKSSLIRTINGLVPVTSGTLEVGGFRLDTAGARELRQLRGQIGMIFQGFNLAGRTSVLNNVLVGRLAHTSTWRTLLGMPTSADKLIAFEALDRVDILAKAWDRASSLSGGQQQRVAIARALAQEPKLVLADEPVASLDPPTAHGVMRDLRRINQELGITVLTNLHLMDLARQYGTRMIGLRAGRIVYDGPAATATDADFEAIYGRSIEAEDRLGS; this comes from the coding sequence ATGAGCGTTCAGAACGCCGTCGCAGCGGTCGGGGTCACCACCCCGGCCGCTGCGCCGTGGTCCATCCGCATGCACGAGCTCACCGTGCGCTATCCGACCGGTGTCGTCGCCCTCGACGGGGTGAGCCTCAGCATCGAGGCCGGCGAGATGGTCTCCGTCGTCGGGCTCTCCGGCTCGGGCAAGTCCAGCCTGATCCGCACGATCAACGGGCTCGTCCCCGTCACCAGCGGCACCCTCGAGGTCGGGGGGTTCCGCCTCGACACCGCCGGCGCCCGGGAGCTGCGCCAGCTGCGCGGGCAGATCGGCATGATCTTCCAGGGCTTCAACCTGGCCGGCCGCACGAGCGTGCTGAACAACGTGCTCGTCGGGCGTCTCGCCCACACGAGCACCTGGCGCACCCTGCTCGGCATGCCGACATCCGCCGACAAGCTGATCGCCTTCGAGGCCCTCGACCGGGTCGATATCCTCGCCAAGGCCTGGGATCGGGCCTCGTCGCTCTCCGGTGGCCAGCAGCAGCGTGTCGCCATCGCCAGAGCCCTCGCCCAGGAGCCCAAGCTCGTGCTCGCCGACGAGCCCGTCGCGAGCCTCGACCCGCCGACCGCGCACGGGGTCATGCGTGACCTGCGCCGGATCAACCAGGAACTCGGCATCACCGTGCTCACGAATCTGCACCTCATGGATCTCGCCAGGCAGTACGGCACGCGCATGATCGGCCTGCGGGCAGGCCGCATCGTCTACGACGGCCCGGCGGCCACGGCGACGGATGCCGACTTCGAAGCCATCTACGGCCGCTCCATCGAGGCGGAAGACCGGCTCGGCTCGTGA
- a CDS encoding GNAT family N-acetyltransferase encodes MLQFVEIGVENADAHQLLVEYFAERAAGFPAEQGQYTTTFPQPDQFVPPAGQFVLALERADGTDGELVGCGGIRRIQRADAGLVRFELKHLFLRPSVRGRGYGGLLLAELERRAVLLGAEEIVLDTNASLESAGALYRRAGYSDIAAYNANPNATNWYGKQLTP; translated from the coding sequence ATGTTGCAGTTTGTTGAGATAGGCGTCGAAAACGCGGACGCCCACCAGCTCCTCGTCGAGTACTTCGCCGAGCGCGCCGCCGGTTTCCCCGCCGAGCAGGGCCAGTACACGACGACGTTTCCGCAGCCGGATCAGTTCGTGCCGCCTGCCGGGCAGTTCGTGCTCGCGCTGGAGCGCGCGGATGGCACCGACGGCGAGCTCGTCGGCTGCGGTGGCATCCGACGCATTCAGCGCGCGGATGCCGGCCTGGTGCGGTTCGAGCTGAAGCACCTGTTCCTGCGGCCGAGTGTGCGCGGCAGGGGCTACGGCGGTCTGCTGCTCGCCGAGCTCGAGCGCCGGGCCGTGCTGCTCGGCGCCGAGGAGATCGTGCTCGACACCAATGCAAGTCTCGAATCGGCCGGGGCGCTGTACCGGCGGGCCGGCTACAGCGACATCGCCGCGTACAACGCCAACCCGAATGCCACGAACTGGTACGGCAAGCAGCTGACGCCGTAG
- a CDS encoding TIGR01777 family oxidoreductase has translation MADRALPNVPRTRRQKESQLRVLISGASGLIGTELTRQLESTGHTVLRLVRRRPESENEVNWAPTARILDFTLMNNVDAVVNLSGASLARLPWTGAYRKEILSSRIETTHALTDAMRMASSPPPVFLSAAAVGIYGDRPGERLTEQSMRGHGFLADVVEAWEKAAHLAPEKTRVVTFRSGLVLGAGGALGRLETITKLGLGGPLGSGGQHWPWVSLYDEAAAIRHLLTSQLSGPVNIVGPTPATADRVTKSLATALHRPYRFAVPERLVSLALQDAGEQLLLASQKVVPEKLLADGFSFRHETVESAIAAMLDR, from the coding sequence GTGGCCGACCGCGCACTCCCGAACGTTCCCCGCACGCGTCGCCAGAAGGAGTCCCAGCTGCGGGTTCTGATCTCCGGCGCGTCCGGACTGATCGGCACCGAGCTCACCCGTCAGCTGGAGTCGACCGGTCACACCGTTCTCCGTCTCGTGCGCCGGCGGCCGGAGTCGGAGAACGAGGTGAACTGGGCACCGACCGCGCGCATCCTCGACTTCACGTTGATGAACAACGTCGATGCCGTCGTCAACCTCTCCGGCGCCTCTCTGGCTCGACTGCCGTGGACGGGTGCCTACCGCAAGGAAATCCTGTCCTCGCGGATCGAGACGACGCACGCGCTGACGGATGCCATGCGGATGGCGTCATCGCCCCCGCCGGTGTTCCTCAGCGCCGCGGCCGTCGGCATCTACGGCGACCGGCCAGGCGAACGCCTGACCGAGCAGTCGATGCGTGGCCACGGCTTCCTGGCCGATGTGGTCGAGGCGTGGGAGAAGGCCGCGCACCTCGCGCCGGAGAAGACGCGCGTCGTCACCTTCCGCAGCGGCCTCGTACTCGGTGCAGGCGGCGCGCTCGGCCGGCTCGAGACGATCACCAAGCTCGGACTCGGCGGCCCGCTCGGCAGTGGTGGCCAGCACTGGCCGTGGGTCAGCCTCTACGACGAGGCCGCCGCCATCCGGCACCTGCTCACCTCGCAGCTGAGCGGCCCCGTGAACATCGTCGGACCGACCCCGGCGACCGCAGACCGCGTGACCAAGAGTCTCGCGACAGCGCTGCACCGCCCGTATCGCTTCGCCGTGCCGGAGCGCCTGGTGTCGCTGGCGCTGCAGGACGCCGGCGAGCAGCTGCTGCTTGCCAGCCAGAAGGTGGTGCCGGAGAAGCTGCTGGCCGACGGTTTCAGCTTCCGGCACGAGACCGTGGAGTCCGCGATCGCGGCGATGCTCGACCGCTGA
- the phnD gene encoding phosphate/phosphite/phosphonate ABC transporter substrate-binding protein produces MNTRKHLPLLGAAALAAIALAGCAPSATVGAEPPAPAADPTSLTLALVPSQDQSGLVDTAAPLTEMLTEALGIPVTGVVSKDYQAAVEAMGAGQAQIGFLPSLQLWQASDMYDANVVLQTERNGNITYPAQFMTNNPDKYCEDTPVERDGKLFCNGADALKGPAGLDAIGTIAGSKVALLGPGSPAGYIYPMLALQEAGLDTDTDIEQLPVTANDASVLAVYNGDAEVGFSFWDARDIVKKDVPDVGQKVVVFALSEEIPNDGVAVTNDLSPELQEKISTALLEYSNTPEGAETLTSIYSITKLAPADASSLDVVARAAAKLGLQ; encoded by the coding sequence GTGAACACTCGCAAGCACCTCCCGCTCCTCGGCGCCGCTGCACTCGCCGCCATCGCACTCGCCGGCTGCGCTCCCAGCGCGACCGTGGGCGCCGAGCCGCCTGCACCGGCAGCAGACCCGACGTCGCTCACCCTCGCGCTCGTGCCGTCGCAGGACCAGTCCGGTCTCGTCGACACCGCGGCACCGCTCACAGAGATGCTCACAGAGGCGCTCGGGATCCCCGTCACCGGCGTCGTCTCCAAGGACTACCAGGCCGCGGTCGAGGCGATGGGTGCAGGCCAGGCGCAGATCGGCTTCCTGCCGTCGCTGCAGCTGTGGCAGGCCAGCGACATGTACGACGCCAACGTCGTGCTGCAGACCGAGCGCAACGGCAACATCACTTACCCGGCCCAGTTCATGACGAACAACCCGGACAAGTACTGCGAGGACACTCCGGTCGAACGCGACGGCAAGCTGTTCTGCAACGGCGCCGACGCGCTGAAGGGCCCTGCAGGACTCGACGCGATCGGCACGATCGCCGGTTCCAAGGTCGCACTGCTCGGTCCGGGCTCGCCAGCGGGCTACATCTACCCGATGCTGGCGCTGCAGGAGGCCGGGCTCGACACCGACACCGACATCGAGCAGCTCCCGGTCACGGCCAACGACGCGAGCGTGCTCGCCGTCTACAACGGCGACGCCGAGGTCGGCTTCAGCTTCTGGGATGCCCGCGACATCGTGAAGAAGGACGTCCCGGATGTCGGCCAGAAGGTCGTCGTCTTCGCGCTCAGCGAGGAGATCCCAAACGACGGCGTCGCCGTCACCAACGATCTCTCCCCGGAGCTCCAGGAGAAGATCTCCACCGCACTGCTCGAGTACTCGAACACGCCGGAGGGCGCGGAGACCCTGACCTCCATCTACTCCATCACGAAGCTCGCGCCGGCGGACGCCTCATCGCTCGACGTCGTCGCCCGCGCGGCCGCGAAGCTCGGCCTGCAGTAA
- a CDS encoding aldo/keto reductase, with protein sequence MTQHIRVGARKRYDENQEQLAQQSPAGGPEFSPHSGAISGLADIAELGSPAQQAPADTSAAGTSAYGTSASDAVISAERHHVADTDLTVSPVALGTSVFGWTLGAETANEVLDRYRELGGNFIDTADSYASGRSEHLIGSWMRAVGCRDRMVLSTKIGRDPEFRGLGAAGIEDAVNASLRRLRTDHIDVLTFHVDDREVELEESLSAVDALMRAGKVRYLAASNFTAERLLEARVLAANGLPRFRLLQTNYSLLNRSEYESGLALVARAQGLAVMPYFALANGFLAGGYRSRASITPSTRGLRIGAHLNRRGARVLSVMDRIAGDFNVQLATIAIAWLQAKSSVCAPVVGVSSAAQLDAVMAASAFRLSRTDMIELDRATAAN encoded by the coding sequence ATGACTCAACATATTCGGGTGGGGGCCCGAAAGCGTTACGACGAGAATCAGGAGCAGCTGGCTCAGCAGAGCCCGGCCGGGGGGCCGGAATTCTCGCCGCATTCTGGAGCCATATCCGGGCTCGCCGACATCGCGGAGCTGGGGAGCCCCGCACAGCAGGCACCAGCTGACACGTCGGCCGCTGGCACATCGGCCTATGGCACATCGGCCTCTGACGCTGTCATCTCCGCCGAGCGCCATCACGTCGCGGACACCGATCTCACGGTCTCACCGGTCGCTCTGGGCACCAGCGTCTTCGGTTGGACCCTCGGTGCCGAGACGGCGAACGAGGTGCTCGACCGCTACCGCGAGCTCGGCGGCAACTTCATCGACACGGCGGACAGCTACGCGTCCGGGCGGAGTGAGCACCTCATCGGATCGTGGATGCGGGCCGTCGGCTGCCGCGATCGGATGGTGCTCTCGACCAAGATCGGTCGTGATCCGGAGTTCCGCGGCCTCGGTGCCGCCGGCATCGAGGATGCCGTCAACGCCTCGCTGCGCCGCCTGCGCACCGACCACATCGATGTGCTCACCTTCCACGTCGACGACCGCGAGGTGGAGCTCGAAGAGAGCCTCAGCGCCGTCGACGCGCTCATGCGCGCCGGAAAGGTGCGCTACCTGGCTGCATCGAACTTCACGGCCGAACGGCTGCTCGAGGCCAGGGTGCTCGCCGCCAACGGGCTGCCGCGATTCCGACTGCTCCAGACGAACTACAGCCTGCTCAACCGCTCAGAGTACGAGTCGGGGCTCGCCCTCGTCGCCAGGGCCCAGGGGCTCGCCGTGATGCCGTACTTCGCGCTCGCCAACGGCTTCCTGGCCGGGGGATACCGCTCGCGAGCGTCGATCACGCCGTCGACGCGCGGTCTCAGGATCGGTGCCCACCTCAACCGCCGCGGCGCGCGCGTGCTCTCCGTGATGGATCGCATCGCCGGAGACTTCAACGTGCAGCTCGCCACGATCGCAATCGCCTGGTTGCAGGCGAAGAGCAGCGTCTGCGCGCCGGTCGTCGGCGTGAGCAGCGCCGCGCAGCTGGACGCCGTGATGGCGGCATCCGCGTTCCGGCTGAGTCGAACGGACATGATCGAGCTCGACCGGGCGACGGCCGCGAACTGA
- the dapB gene encoding 4-hydroxy-tetrahydrodipicolinate reductase, with translation MTSRVAIIGATGKMGQLAARLVHETDGFELVAELDSSSALEQMLGVDGAKTDIAIDFTHPGVSPGVVDFALEHGLSVLVGTSGWSADAVATLSRRVDALGTDAAVLIVPNFSVGSVLGTALSTLAARFFDSIEIIEAHHAGKIDSPSGTAVRTAERIAEARGLLGPVEAPHTDQRARGQKVDGIPIHSLRLSGLLARQEVILGGVGETLTVRHDTLSSSSYEQGIVLALRALPGLSGVTVGLDGLLNLGLPDAASPIAPLGDAADAEAVAGGVASAAGSAL, from the coding sequence GTGACTTCACGCGTTGCCATCATTGGCGCCACCGGCAAAATGGGACAGCTCGCCGCCCGCCTCGTGCACGAGACAGATGGCTTCGAGCTCGTCGCGGAGCTTGACTCTTCGAGCGCCCTTGAGCAGATGCTCGGCGTCGACGGCGCCAAGACCGACATCGCCATCGACTTCACCCACCCGGGCGTCAGCCCCGGCGTCGTGGACTTCGCGCTCGAGCACGGGCTCAGCGTGCTCGTCGGCACATCAGGCTGGTCGGCGGATGCCGTCGCGACCCTGAGTCGCCGCGTCGACGCGCTCGGCACGGACGCCGCGGTGCTCATCGTCCCGAACTTCTCCGTCGGCTCCGTGCTCGGCACGGCCCTCAGCACCCTCGCCGCGCGCTTCTTCGACTCGATCGAGATCATCGAGGCCCACCACGCGGGCAAGATCGACTCCCCGTCGGGCACCGCCGTCCGCACCGCAGAGCGCATCGCCGAGGCGCGTGGACTGCTCGGCCCGGTCGAGGCGCCGCACACCGACCAGCGCGCGCGCGGTCAGAAGGTCGACGGCATCCCGATCCACAGCCTGCGCCTCAGCGGGCTCCTCGCCAGACAAGAGGTGATCCTCGGCGGCGTCGGCGAGACCCTGACCGTGCGCCACGACACCCTCTCGAGCAGCTCCTACGAGCAGGGGATCGTGCTCGCGCTGCGCGCTCTGCCCGGGCTCAGTGGGGTCACCGTCGGCCTCGACGGGCTCCTCAACCTCGGGCTTCCGGATGCCGCGAGCCCCATCGCCCCGCTCGGCGATGCCGCCGACGCCGAGGCCGTGGCCGGCGGCGTCGCCTCGGCCGCCGGTTCCGCCCTGTGA
- a CDS encoding M16 family metallopeptidase, which translates to MNGAVDLPLGMAELSFQASGDARVRRSVLPSGVRILSEQIVGARSATIGFWVAVGSRDEQPARPANGGKPAHPATFGSTHFLEHLLFKGTTTRSALDIAVSFDAVGGEHNAMTAKEYTCYYAKVRDRDLPMATRVLTDMLASSVLDPSEFETERGVILEELSMSQDDPADVANESFFRAVLGDHPLGRPIGGTPEHIEAVTRDAVMEHYRANYRPNDLVVSVAGAVDHDELVAIVTASLEEAGWDLSVEAAPVARRSLTAVPISQGSPLTVVHRPLEQVNMLLGVPGIVAADDRRVTMSVLNSILGGGMSSRLFQEVREKRGLAYSVYSYAASYSDAGLFGLYAGCSPAKSGQVAELLLGELHRLAEHGVSADEMLRANGQLSGASALALEDSDTRMSRLGRSEITTGEFVDLDEALRRLALVGAEDVQALAADLADGPLSIVAVGAIDEDVFSSILPSGSGAASTSPAHGGSAAVLPGAQAGSVGDAVAAASAPEPPSSPTQR; encoded by the coding sequence ATGAACGGTGCAGTAGATCTTCCCCTGGGCATGGCCGAGCTGTCCTTTCAGGCCTCCGGCGATGCGCGCGTGCGGCGCAGCGTGTTGCCGAGCGGCGTGCGCATCCTGAGCGAGCAGATCGTCGGCGCACGCAGCGCGACGATCGGCTTCTGGGTCGCGGTCGGCTCGCGCGACGAGCAGCCGGCGAGGCCGGCCAACGGCGGGAAGCCGGCACACCCGGCGACGTTCGGCTCCACCCACTTCCTCGAGCACCTCCTCTTCAAAGGCACGACGACCCGTTCGGCGCTCGACATTGCCGTCTCCTTCGACGCCGTCGGCGGCGAACACAACGCCATGACCGCGAAGGAGTACACCTGCTACTACGCCAAGGTGCGCGATCGCGATCTGCCGATGGCCACCCGCGTGCTCACCGACATGCTCGCGTCCTCCGTGCTGGACCCGAGCGAGTTCGAGACCGAGCGGGGCGTCATCCTCGAAGAGCTCTCGATGTCGCAGGATGACCCGGCCGACGTCGCCAACGAGAGCTTCTTCCGCGCGGTGCTCGGTGACCACCCGCTCGGCCGCCCGATCGGGGGAACACCGGAGCACATCGAGGCCGTCACCCGCGACGCGGTGATGGAGCACTACCGCGCCAACTACCGCCCGAACGACCTCGTCGTCTCGGTGGCCGGTGCGGTCGACCATGACGAACTCGTCGCGATCGTCACGGCCAGCCTGGAGGAGGCGGGATGGGACCTCAGTGTTGAGGCCGCACCCGTGGCCAGACGCAGCCTCACGGCCGTGCCGATCAGCCAGGGCAGCCCGCTCACCGTCGTCCACCGTCCGCTCGAGCAGGTCAACATGCTGCTCGGCGTGCCCGGCATCGTCGCGGCCGACGACCGCCGTGTCACGATGAGCGTCCTCAACTCGATCCTCGGCGGCGGCATGTCCTCTCGTCTGTTCCAGGAGGTCCGCGAGAAGCGCGGCCTCGCATACTCCGTCTACTCCTACGCCGCCTCGTACTCGGATGCCGGCCTGTTCGGTCTCTACGCCGGATGCTCTCCGGCCAAGAGCGGCCAGGTCGCCGAGCTGCTGCTCGGTGAGCTGCACCGTCTTGCCGAGCACGGTGTCAGCGCCGACGAGATGCTGCGCGCCAACGGACAGCTCTCCGGGGCCTCCGCGCTGGCACTGGAGGACTCAGACACCCGCATGTCGCGGCTCGGACGCTCCGAGATCACCACGGGGGAGTTCGTCGACCTCGACGAGGCACTGCGCCGGCTCGCCCTCGTCGGCGCCGAGGATGTGCAGGCGCTGGCCGCGGACCTCGCCGACGGTCCGCTCTCGATCGTCGCCGTCGGCGCCATCGACGAGGACGTCTTCTCCTCAATTCTCCCCAGCGGATCGGGCGCGGCATCGACGTCGCCTGCGCACGGCGGCAGCGCCGCGGTGCTTCCCGGTGCACAGGCCGGCTCCGTCGGCGATGCGGTTGCCGCGGCATCCGCCCCAGAACCCCCGTCATCACCAACGCAGCGCTGA